From one Musa acuminata AAA Group cultivar baxijiao chromosome BXJ2-6, Cavendish_Baxijiao_AAA, whole genome shotgun sequence genomic stretch:
- the LOC103989510 gene encoding protein RGF1 INDUCIBLE TRANSCRIPTION FACTOR 1: MEAGKPAWLEALDKQRFFVSCSVHENARKKEKNICCLDCCTAICAHCLRSHHGHRLVQIRRYVYHDVVRLQDLDELIDCSSVQSYTINSSKVVFLKKRPQSRQFKGSGNICTSCDRTLQEPYVHCSLECKVDYISREGKDFSPYLRTCRSLQLNPELITAPEADAGGDDGNETTRSTVVQGEDDAMCSSDSENFSMPFVSFIRKKRSGLPCHCSRSANRMSHDGIAASSSRRKGIPQRSPLC; the protein is encoded by the exons ATG GAAGCTGGTAAGCCGGCGTGGTTGGAGGCCCTCGATAAGCAAAGATTCTTCGTGAGCTGCTCCGTGCACGAGAAcgcgaggaagaaggagaaaaacatATGTTGTTTGGATTGTTGCACGGCGATTTGCGCCCACTGCTTGCGGTCTCACCACGGCCACCGGCTTGTGCAGATACGGCGATACGTTTACCATGACGTCGTCCGGTTGCAGGACCTCGACGAGCTCATCGACTGCTCCAGTGTTCAG TCGTACACTATTAATAGCTCGAAGGTCGTCTTCCTCAAGAAGCGTCCACAGAGTAGACAATTCAAAGGATCAGGAAACATATGCACCTCCTGTGACAGGACCCTCCAAGAACCTTACGTTCATTGCTCACTGGAGTGCAAG GTGGATTACATATCAAGAGAAGGCAAGGATTTCTCGCCGTACCTCAGGACATGTCGATCACTGCAATTGAACCCTGAGCTCATCACGGCGCCAGAAGCCGATGCTGGTGGAGATGATGGAAACGAGACGACACGCTCGACCGTCGTCCAAGGTGAGGATGATGCTATGTGCTCGTCGGACTCGGAGAATTTTAGCATGCCATTTGTTAGTTTCATCCGGAAGAAGCGAAGTGGGCTACCATGTCATTGTTCGAGGTCAGCTAATAGAATGAGTCACGATGGCATAGCTGCAAGCAGCAGCAGGAGGAAGGGCATTCCACAGAGATCTCCTTTGTGTTAG